A genomic region of Pontibaca methylaminivorans contains the following coding sequences:
- a CDS encoding HAD-IA family hydrolase encodes MHTVIFDLDGTLADTSGDLLAAANACFREMGLGDVLDHSRDAGIALRGGRPMLAEGLRRHRRFDADLVERYYPRLLECYRDAIDVHTVLYPGVETAIGALKAAGHRVGICTNKPEALAELLLGRLGIRGVFDSLVGADTLAVRKPDPEPLREAVRRAGGDPALCLLVGDSDTDHATARAAGVPSVLVTFGPAGNSVAALKPEALLGSFAELPGLVTRLTGESGTRPPAMSRVP; translated from the coding sequence GTGCACACGGTGATCTTCGATCTGGACGGCACGCTTGCCGATACCTCGGGCGACCTTCTGGCCGCGGCCAATGCCTGCTTCCGCGAGATGGGGCTTGGCGATGTGCTGGATCATTCCCGCGACGCCGGCATCGCCCTGCGCGGCGGGCGTCCGATGCTGGCCGAGGGGCTGCGCCGGCACCGGCGTTTCGACGCGGATCTGGTCGAACGCTATTACCCGCGGCTGCTGGAATGCTATCGCGATGCGATCGACGTGCACACGGTGCTTTATCCGGGCGTCGAAACCGCCATCGGCGCGCTGAAAGCCGCGGGCCACCGGGTCGGCATCTGCACCAACAAGCCCGAGGCGCTGGCCGAGCTCCTGCTCGGACGGCTCGGCATCCGGGGCGTGTTCGATTCGCTGGTCGGGGCCGATACGCTCGCGGTGCGCAAACCCGACCCCGAACCCCTGCGCGAGGCCGTGCGCCGCGCCGGGGGCGATCCCGCGCTTTGCCTTCTGGTCGGCGACAGCGACACCGACCACGCCACCGCCCGCGCGGCCGGGGTGCCCTCGGTGCTGGTGACCTTCGGACCGGCCGGAAACAGCGTGGCGGCGCTGAAGCCCGAGGCGCTGCTGGGATCATTCGCGGAACTGCCGGGCCTCGTCACCCGCCTGACCG
- the glmU gene encoding bifunctional UDP-N-acetylglucosamine diphosphorylase/glucosamine-1-phosphate N-acetyltransferase GlmU, with translation MSLALIILAAGRGTRMNSDLPKVLHPIAQAPMLAHAMAAGRALAPERIVVVAGHGAERVRTVAQDIDPAAEVVIQDRQNGTAHAVMQARAPLAGFTGDAIVLYGDTPFISAETLARMRAARGSADIVVLGFEAADPGRYGRLVMDGDALERIVEYKDATDQERDISLCNSGLIAADAGVLFDLVEAVGNDNAAGEYYLTDIVALARQRGLRSAVVTCPEDETLGVNSRAELATADRVFQTRARAEALENAVTLMAPETVYFAFDTVIGRDSVIEPNVVFGPGVTVESGATIRAFSHLEGCHVSRGAVVGPYARLRPGVELAEDVRVGNFVEIKNATVDAGAKINHLTYIGDAHVGAGANIGAGTVTCNYDGVAKHHTEIGADAFIGSSTMLVAPVTVGAGALTASGSVITRDVEAGALAIGRAQQQNKPHWAERLRELAKLKNTKEAGTK, from the coding sequence ATGTCGCTTGCCCTCATCATTCTCGCCGCCGGTCGGGGCACGCGGATGAATTCGGACCTGCCCAAGGTGCTGCACCCAATCGCCCAGGCGCCAATGCTCGCCCATGCGATGGCGGCCGGACGCGCGCTCGCGCCCGAACGGATCGTGGTGGTGGCCGGTCACGGGGCGGAGCGCGTGCGCACAGTGGCGCAGGATATCGACCCGGCGGCCGAAGTGGTGATCCAGGACCGGCAGAACGGCACCGCCCATGCGGTCATGCAGGCGCGCGCGCCGCTTGCCGGTTTCACCGGCGATGCCATCGTCCTTTACGGCGACACCCCCTTCATCAGCGCCGAAACACTGGCGCGGATGCGCGCCGCGCGCGGCAGCGCCGACATCGTGGTGCTGGGGTTCGAGGCGGCGGATCCGGGCCGCTACGGGCGGCTCGTGATGGACGGCGATGCGCTGGAGCGGATCGTCGAATACAAGGATGCGACAGATCAGGAGCGCGACATAAGCCTTTGCAACAGTGGACTTATAGCCGCCGATGCGGGGGTTCTGTTCGATCTGGTCGAGGCGGTCGGCAACGACAACGCAGCGGGCGAATACTATCTTACCGACATCGTTGCCCTGGCGCGGCAGAGAGGGCTGCGCAGCGCGGTCGTCACCTGCCCCGAGGACGAGACGCTCGGCGTCAATTCCCGCGCCGAACTCGCCACAGCCGACCGCGTGTTCCAGACCCGCGCCCGTGCCGAGGCGCTGGAGAACGCCGTCACCCTGATGGCGCCCGAGACGGTCTATTTCGCCTTCGACACGGTGATCGGGCGCGACAGCGTGATCGAGCCGAATGTCGTCTTCGGCCCGGGCGTCACGGTTGAATCCGGCGCGACGATCCGGGCGTTCTCGCATCTCGAGGGCTGCCATGTGAGCCGGGGCGCGGTGGTCGGCCCCTATGCGCGGCTGCGGCCGGGGGTGGAACTGGCCGAGGACGTGCGCGTCGGCAATTTCGTCGAGATCAAGAACGCCACGGTCGATGCCGGGGCCAAGATCAATCACCTGACCTATATCGGCGACGCCCATGTGGGCGCGGGCGCGAATATCGGCGCCGGCACCGTCACCTGCAATTACGACGGCGTTGCGAAACATCACACCGAGATCGGCGCGGATGCCTTCATCGGTTCAAGCACCATGCTGGTTGCGCCGGTAACGGTCGGCGCCGGCGCCCTGACCGCGAGCGGATCGGTCATCACCCGCGATGTGGAGGCGGGCGCGCTCGCCATCGGGCGCGCGCAGCAGCAGAACAAGCCGCATTGGGCAGAGCGGCTGCGCGAACTCGCGAAACTCAAGAACACCAAAGAGGCAGGAACAAAATAA
- the glmS gene encoding glutamine--fructose-6-phosphate transaminase (isomerizing): MCGIVGILGRHEAAPILVEALKRLEYRGYDSAGIATLNDGALDRRRAVGKLANLSDLLVHEPLRGKSGIGHTRWATHGAPSVANAHPHQTGPVAVVHNGIIENYRELRAELVAEGAAFETETDTEVVAQLTASHLRQGDEPVQAAFRTLDRLDGAFALAFLFEGHDDLMVVARRGSPLAIGHGEGEIYIGSDAIALARMTSRVTYLDEGDRAVLTREGARIFDAQGMPVDRPEKTIEASATKAHKGGYKHFMAKEIAEQPVVIAETIRCYLPSGGDMIDLKEADLDFSKVSRLTMVGCGTAYYACLTAKYWFEQLARLPVEIDVASEFRYREPPLPEGSLALFVSQSGETADTLAALRYCRGKADHILSVINAAESTMARESDIALPIHAGAEIGVASTKAFTCQLVVLLILALKAAADRGTMSAAQIAEHVAALRSLPGAVNSALEQSEAIRRVARHLSEASDVLFLGRGLMYPLALEGALKLKEISYIHAEGYASGELKHGPIALVDTDLPIVVLAPSDGLFDKTMSNMQEVIARKARVLLITDEAGVAAAGGDVWSTIAMPAIHPALAPILYAIPAQLLAYHTAVAKGTDVDQPRNLAKSVTVE, translated from the coding sequence ATGTGCGGTATCGTCGGAATCCTGGGCAGGCACGAGGCCGCGCCCATCCTGGTCGAGGCGCTGAAGCGGCTGGAATACCGCGGCTATGACAGCGCCGGCATCGCCACGCTGAACGACGGTGCCCTCGACCGGCGGCGCGCGGTCGGCAAGCTTGCGAATCTGAGCGACCTGCTGGTGCACGAGCCGCTGCGGGGGAAATCGGGTATCGGCCATACCCGCTGGGCCACCCATGGCGCGCCCTCGGTCGCCAATGCCCACCCGCACCAGACCGGACCGGTCGCCGTGGTGCATAACGGCATCATCGAGAACTATCGCGAGTTGCGGGCCGAACTTGTGGCAGAGGGTGCCGCGTTCGAGACCGAGACCGATACCGAGGTGGTGGCGCAATTGACCGCATCGCACCTGCGGCAGGGTGACGAGCCGGTGCAGGCGGCCTTCCGCACGCTCGACCGGCTGGACGGGGCCTTTGCGCTTGCCTTCCTGTTCGAGGGTCACGACGACCTCATGGTGGTCGCGCGCCGCGGCTCGCCGCTGGCGATCGGCCATGGCGAGGGCGAAATCTATATCGGCAGCGACGCGATCGCGCTGGCGCGCATGACCAGCCGCGTCACCTACCTTGATGAAGGCGACCGCGCCGTGCTGACCCGCGAGGGCGCACGGATTTTCGACGCGCAGGGCATGCCGGTGGACCGCCCGGAAAAGACCATCGAAGCCTCCGCGACCAAGGCGCACAAGGGCGGCTACAAGCACTTCATGGCCAAGGAGATCGCGGAACAGCCGGTGGTCATCGCCGAAACCATCCGCTGCTACCTGCCAAGCGGGGGTGACATGATCGACCTCAAGGAGGCCGATCTCGATTTCAGCAAGGTCAGCCGGCTGACCATGGTCGGCTGCGGCACGGCTTATTATGCGTGCCTGACGGCGAAATACTGGTTCGAACAACTGGCGCGGCTGCCGGTCGAGATCGACGTGGCCTCGGAATTCCGCTATCGCGAGCCGCCGCTTCCCGAAGGCTCGCTCGCCCTGTTCGTGAGCCAGTCGGGCGAGACGGCCGATACGCTCGCCGCGCTGCGGTATTGCCGGGGCAAGGCCGACCACATCCTTTCGGTCATCAACGCAGCCGAAAGCACCATGGCGCGGGAAAGCGACATCGCCCTGCCGATCCATGCCGGGGCCGAGATCGGCGTCGCCTCGACCAAGGCCTTCACCTGCCAGTTGGTGGTGCTCCTGATCCTCGCGCTCAAGGCCGCGGCCGACCGTGGCACCATGAGCGCGGCGCAGATCGCCGAACACGTGGCGGCGCTGCGCAGCCTGCCGGGGGCGGTGAACTCGGCGCTCGAACAGAGCGAGGCGATCCGCAGGGTGGCCCGGCACCTGAGCGAGGCAAGCGACGTGCTGTTCCTCGGGCGCGGCCTGATGTATCCGCTCGCGCTTGAAGGGGCGCTGAAACTTAAGGAAATCAGCTATATACATGCCGAAGGCTATGCGTCGGGAGAACTCAAGCACGGGCCGATCGCGCTCGTTGATACGGACCTTCCGATCGTGGTTCTGGCGCCGAGCGACGGGCTGTTCGACAAGACCATGTCGAACATGCAGGAGGTGATCGCGCGCAAGGCGCGGGTGCTGCTGATCACGGACGAGGCGGGCGTGGCCGCGGCCGGCGGGGACGTCTGGTCCACCATCGCCATGCCGGCCATCCATCCGGCGCTCGCCCCGATCCTCTACGCAATTCCGGCACAGTTGCTGGCCTATCACACCGCCGTCGCCAAGGGCACCGACGTGGACCAGCCGCGCAACCTCGCGAAATCCGTGACCGTGGAATAG
- the moaA gene encoding GTP 3',8-cyclase MoaA, producing the protein MNAPFSSPAPLTDPFARPITYLRVSVTDRCDFRCVYCMSEHMTFLPKKELLTLEELDRMCSAFIALGVEKLRITGGEPLVRRGIMSFFDAMSRHLDSGALRELTLTTNGSQLERFAGDLAAAGVRRVNISLDTLDEAKFAEITRWGRLSQVLRGIDAAQKAGLRVKINTVALRGVNEDDLPRLTEWCASRDMDLTWIEVMPMGDIGNEDRLGQYWALDDLRRKYEAAYTVTDLAERTGGPAHYVRLEETGQKIGFITPLTHNFCESCNRVRLTCVGELFMCLGQEDRADLRGPLRNHPDSDAPLRAAIRAAIARKPKGHDFDYSRQRLDGQMSRHMSHTGG; encoded by the coding sequence ATGAACGCTCCTTTTTCCAGTCCGGCCCCGCTGACCGATCCTTTTGCGCGCCCGATCACCTATCTGCGCGTTTCGGTCACCGATCGCTGCGATTTCCGCTGCGTCTATTGCATGTCCGAGCACATGACCTTCCTGCCCAAGAAGGAACTTCTGACGCTCGAGGAACTCGATCGCATGTGCAGCGCCTTCATCGCGCTCGGGGTCGAAAAGCTGCGCATCACCGGGGGCGAACCGCTGGTGCGGCGGGGGATCATGTCCTTTTTCGATGCCATGTCGCGCCATCTGGACAGCGGCGCGCTGCGCGAACTCACGCTGACGACCAACGGATCACAGCTTGAACGCTTCGCGGGCGATCTTGCCGCCGCCGGGGTGCGCCGCGTCAATATCTCGCTCGACACGCTCGACGAGGCGAAATTCGCCGAGATCACCCGATGGGGGCGCCTGTCCCAGGTGCTGCGCGGTATCGACGCGGCACAGAAGGCGGGGCTGCGGGTCAAGATCAACACGGTCGCGCTGCGGGGTGTGAACGAGGACGACCTTCCCCGTCTAACCGAATGGTGCGCGAGCCGCGACATGGACCTGACCTGGATCGAGGTCATGCCCATGGGAGACATCGGCAACGAGGACCGGCTTGGCCAGTATTGGGCGCTCGACGATCTGCGCCGCAAATACGAGGCCGCCTATACGGTCACCGACCTTGCCGAGCGCACCGGCGGCCCGGCGCATTACGTGCGGCTCGAGGAAACCGGCCAGAAGATCGGTTTCATCACGCCGCTCACCCACAATTTCTGCGAAAGCTGCAACCGCGTGCGCCTGACCTGCGTGGGCGAACTGTTCATGTGTCTCGGGCAGGAAGATCGCGCCGACCTGCGCGGCCCGCTGCGCAACCACCCGGACAGCGACGCGCCGCTCAGGGCCGCGATCCGCGCGGCGATCGCGCGCAAGCCCAAGGGGCATGATTTCGACTATTCGCGCCAGCGCCTCGACGGGCAGATGTCGCGCCACATGAGCCATACGGGCGGCTGA
- a CDS encoding 3-deoxy-D-manno-octulosonic acid transferase: MAQRPGAPTALFRFYRAASTALAPLAFAIASRKLRRHGVTATRQRERLGHATLPRSSGRLIWFHAASVGESLSVLTLIARMGARLPDAEFLVTSGTATSARLINERLPPRCRHQFAPLDAPRIVARFLDHWRPDAGIFVESELWPVMLAAAGARGIPLALLNARLSPRSAARWQRHPETARFVLGHFALILTQNRDSATRLAAMQAPPERLREGSNLKALSAPLPVDHGALDTLRAALGSRPHWLASSTHEGEERIVLAAAQELLRSHPDLCLLLMPRHPERGDTVEAQIRAAGLTCTRRSRGELPGEAQVYLADTLGETGTFYALCPRVFLGGSLLPIGGHNPFEPAQAGAAIASGPHVANFAETYGALADCGAARMVRDGDELAQVIGTWLDRPQDLSAARGAATRFAAARAEELDTVAERLCAALGLDARPAP; the protein is encoded by the coding sequence ATGGCACAGCGGCCCGGGGCGCCGACCGCGCTGTTCCGGTTCTATCGTGCCGCAAGCACCGCCCTTGCCCCGCTTGCCTTCGCCATCGCCTCGCGCAAGCTGCGCCGGCACGGCGTCACAGCCACGCGGCAGCGCGAGCGGCTGGGCCATGCCACCCTGCCCCGTTCCTCGGGACGCCTGATCTGGTTCCATGCGGCCAGCGTCGGGGAAAGCCTTTCGGTGCTGACGCTGATCGCCCGCATGGGCGCGCGCCTTCCCGATGCGGAGTTCCTTGTCACTTCGGGCACCGCGACCTCGGCGCGGCTGATCAATGAGCGCCTGCCGCCGCGCTGCCGGCACCAGTTCGCCCCGCTCGACGCGCCCCGGATCGTGGCGCGGTTTCTCGATCACTGGCGCCCGGATGCGGGCATCTTCGTCGAAAGCGAACTCTGGCCGGTGATGCTCGCGGCGGCAGGCGCGCGGGGCATTCCGCTTGCGCTGCTGAATGCGCGGCTGTCGCCCCGCTCCGCCGCGCGCTGGCAGCGCCACCCTGAGACGGCGCGGTTCGTGCTTGGCCATTTCGCACTGATCCTGACCCAGAACCGCGACAGCGCCACGCGGCTTGCGGCCATGCAGGCGCCGCCCGAACGGCTGCGCGAGGGCAGCAACCTCAAGGCGCTCTCGGCCCCGCTGCCGGTCGATCACGGGGCGCTCGACACGCTTCGCGCCGCGCTTGGTTCCCGGCCCCACTGGCTGGCAAGCTCGACCCACGAGGGCGAGGAAAGGATCGTGCTGGCCGCCGCGCAGGAACTTCTGCGCAGCCACCCGGATCTGTGCCTGCTGCTCATGCCCCGCCACCCCGAGCGCGGCGATACGGTCGAGGCACAGATCCGGGCCGCCGGGCTCACCTGCACCCGCCGCAGCCGGGGCGAGCTGCCGGGGGAAGCGCAGGTTTACCTTGCCGATACGCTTGGCGAAACGGGCACCTTCTATGCGCTTTGCCCGCGCGTGTTCCTGGGCGGCTCGCTGCTGCCGATCGGCGGGCACAACCCGTTCGAGCCCGCACAGGCCGGGGCCGCGATCGCGAGCGGCCCGCATGTGGCGAATTTCGCCGAGACCTACGGCGCGCTTGCCGATTGCGGCGCCGCACGCATGGTGCGCGACGGCGACGAGCTTGCGCAGGTGATCGGCACCTGGCTGGACCGGCCGCAGGATCTTTCCGCCGCGCGCGGGGCCGCCACCCGTTTTGCCGCCGCGCGGGCAGAGGAACTCGACACGGTGGCCGAACGGCTCTGCGCCGCGCTCGGCCTCGATGCGCGCCCCGCGCCCTAG
- a CDS encoding NAD(P)(+) transhydrogenase (Re/Si-specific) subunit beta: MSLGLASAAYIAATVLFILSLGGLSNQESAKRAVWYGIIGMAIAVLATVFGPGVRHLWLILIAAAIGAAAGWVIAKRVQMTEMPQLIAALHSFVGLAAVFIGLNADIMLSHVTALKATGDFSVVEGLTGFETRLWLKDAAEIAVLKVEVFLGIFIGAVTFTGSIVAFGKLAGRIASKPRQLPGGHMLNLGLAILALILGLLYFWGAGIWTMVLVTLIAGFIGWHLIMGIGGADMPVVISMLNSYSGWAAAATGFTLGNDLLIVTGALVGSSGAILSYIMCKAMNRKFVNVILGGFGGTSAAAAEVEGEMVAIEAGAVAETLNEANSIIIVPGYGMAVAQAQNAVSELVTKLRAAGKEVRFAIHPVAGRLPGHMNVLLAEARVPYDIVLEMDEINADFPETDVAIVIGSNDTVNPAAAEDPDSPIAGMPVVEVWKAGQVFVCKRGQGTGYSGIENPLFYRDNTRMFYGDAKDSINKLLPLID, encoded by the coding sequence ATGAGCCTCGGACTGGCTTCCGCCGCCTATATCGCCGCCACCGTGCTGTTCATCCTGTCGCTGGGCGGACTTTCGAACCAGGAAAGCGCCAAGCGCGCGGTCTGGTATGGCATCATCGGCATGGCCATCGCCGTGCTTGCCACCGTGTTCGGCCCCGGTGTGCGCCACCTGTGGCTGATCCTGATCGCGGCGGCGATCGGCGCGGCCGCCGGCTGGGTGATCGCCAAGCGCGTGCAGATGACCGAAATGCCCCAACTGATCGCCGCCCTGCACAGTTTCGTCGGGCTCGCGGCGGTGTTCATCGGGCTCAATGCCGACATCATGCTGAGTCATGTGACGGCGCTGAAGGCGACCGGGGATTTCTCGGTCGTGGAGGGGCTGACCGGCTTCGAGACGCGGCTCTGGCTCAAGGATGCCGCGGAAATCGCGGTGCTGAAGGTCGAGGTGTTCCTCGGCATCTTCATCGGCGCGGTCACCTTCACCGGGTCCATCGTGGCCTTCGGCAAGCTGGCCGGGCGCATCGCGAGCAAGCCCCGCCAACTGCCCGGCGGGCATATGCTGAACCTTGGTCTGGCGATCCTCGCGCTGATCCTCGGCCTGCTGTATTTCTGGGGTGCCGGCATCTGGACCATGGTGCTGGTGACGCTGATCGCGGGGTTCATCGGCTGGCACCTGATCATGGGCATCGGCGGTGCCGACATGCCGGTGGTGATCTCGATGCTGAACAGCTATTCGGGCTGGGCGGCGGCGGCGACCGGGTTCACGCTCGGGAACGATCTGCTGATCGTCACCGGGGCGCTGGTCGGCTCGTCCGGGGCGATCCTGTCCTACATCATGTGCAAGGCGATGAACCGCAAGTTCGTCAACGTGATCCTCGGCGGCTTTGGCGGCACCTCGGCCGCCGCGGCCGAGGTCGAGGGCGAGATGGTCGCGATCGAGGCCGGCGCGGTGGCCGAGACGCTGAACGAGGCGAACAGCATCATCATCGTTCCCGGTTACGGCATGGCCGTCGCCCAGGCCCAGAACGCGGTGAGCGAGCTTGTCACCAAGCTGCGCGCCGCCGGCAAGGAGGTCCGCTTTGCCATCCACCCGGTCGCCGGGCGGCTCCCGGGGCACATGAACGTGCTGCTGGCCGAGGCGCGGGTGCCCTATGACATCGTGCTCGAAATGGACGAGATCAACGCCGACTTTCCCGAAACCGATGTGGCCATCGTGATCGGCAGCAACGATACGGTGAACCCGGCCGCGGCCGAGGATCCGGACAGCCCGATTGCCGGCATGCCGGTGGTCGAGGTCTGGAAGGCCGGACAGGTCTTTGTCTGCAAGCGCGGGCAGGGCACCGGCTATTCCGGGATCGAGAACCCGCTGTTCTACCGCGACAACACGCGCATGTTCTACGGCGACGCCAAGGACAGCATCAACAAGCTCCTGCCGCTCATCGACTAG
- a CDS encoding Re/Si-specific NAD(P)(+) transhydrogenase subunit alpha, with product MKIAAPKETRPGEARVAMTPESARQLQKLGHDCMIETGAGAAAGFTDAAYAEAGVEIAENAGALVAAADVVTQVRPPDEDEIARLREGQTLISLFYPTANEALMKQAAERGATVIAMDMVPRISRAQKMDVLSSMANIAGYRAVIEAGNNFGRFFTGQVTAAGKVPPARVLVIGAGVAGLAAIGTATSLGAVTLAFDVRPEVAEQVESMGAEFVYLDFRGEQADGAGTGGYAAPSSPEFREAQLAKFRELAPDVDIVITTALIPNREAPELWTEDMVAAMKPGSVIVDLAAERGGNCKLTVPDQKITTENGVTIIGYTDFPSRMANQASTLFATNIRHMLADLTPDKDGRITHDMEDDVIRGATIAHDGEVTYPPPPPKVQAIAARPPQEAPRELTREEKRAQEVAAFRKATRQQVALLAAGAVLVLLVGAFAPASFMEHFIVFVLGCFIGFQVIWNVAHALHTPLMSVTNAISGIIIVGALLQIGAGNWLVVILAFVSVLIASINIVGGFLVTRRMLAMFQKS from the coding sequence ATGAAGATTGCCGCACCGAAGGAAACCCGGCCCGGCGAGGCGCGCGTGGCGATGACGCCCGAAAGTGCCCGCCAGCTTCAGAAACTCGGACATGACTGCATGATCGAAACCGGCGCCGGGGCGGCCGCCGGCTTTACCGATGCGGCCTATGCCGAGGCCGGGGTCGAGATCGCCGAGAACGCCGGGGCGCTCGTGGCCGCCGCCGATGTGGTCACGCAGGTGCGCCCGCCGGACGAGGATGAAATCGCCCGCCTGCGCGAGGGGCAGACGCTGATTTCGCTGTTCTATCCGACGGCGAACGAGGCGCTGATGAAGCAGGCCGCCGAGCGCGGCGCGACCGTGATTGCCATGGACATGGTGCCGCGGATCTCCCGCGCGCAGAAGATGGACGTGCTGTCCTCCATGGCCAATATCGCCGGCTATCGCGCGGTGATCGAGGCCGGCAACAATTTCGGGCGCTTCTTTACCGGGCAGGTGACGGCGGCGGGCAAGGTGCCCCCGGCCCGGGTGCTGGTGATCGGCGCCGGGGTGGCGGGGCTTGCCGCGATCGGCACGGCGACCAGCCTCGGCGCGGTCACGCTGGCCTTCGACGTGCGCCCGGAGGTGGCCGAACAGGTCGAATCCATGGGGGCCGAATTCGTCTATCTCGATTTCAGGGGCGAACAGGCGGATGGTGCCGGCACCGGCGGCTATGCCGCGCCCTCGAGCCCCGAATTCCGCGAGGCGCAGCTTGCGAAGTTCCGCGAGCTTGCGCCGGATGTGGATATCGTCATCACCACGGCGCTGATCCCGAACCGCGAGGCGCCCGAACTCTGGACCGAGGACATGGTGGCGGCGATGAAGCCCGGCAGCGTGATCGTCGACCTCGCGGCCGAGCGGGGCGGCAACTGCAAGCTGACCGTCCCCGACCAGAAGATCACCACCGAAAACGGGGTGACGATCATCGGCTATACGGATTTCCCGAGCCGTATGGCGAACCAGGCAAGCACGCTTTTCGCGACGAATATCAGGCACATGCTGGCCGATCTTACGCCGGACAAGGACGGGCGCATCACTCACGACATGGAAGACGACGTGATCCGTGGCGCCACCATTGCCCATGACGGCGAGGTGACCTATCCGCCGCCGCCGCCCAAGGTGCAGGCGATCGCCGCCCGGCCCCCGCAGGAGGCGCCGCGCGAACTGACCCGCGAGGAAAAGCGCGCGCAGGAGGTCGCGGCCTTCCGCAAGGCGACCCGTCAGCAGGTCGCGCTGCTGGCCGCGGGGGCGGTGCTCGTGCTTTTGGTCGGGGCCTTCGCGCCGGCGAGCTTCATGGAGCATTTCATCGTTTTCGTGCTCGGCTGCTTCATCGGCTTCCAGGTGATCTGGAACGTGGCCCATGCGCTGCATACGCCGCTCATGTCGGTCACCAACGCGATTTCGGGGATCATCATCGTCGGTGCGCTGCTGCAGATCGGCGCCGGCAACTGGCTGGTGGTGATCCTTGCATTCGTTTCGGTGCTGATCGCGTCGATCAATATCGTCGGCGGTTTCCTGGTCACGCGCCGGATGCTCGCCATGTTCCAGAAGTCGTGA
- a CDS encoding gamma-glutamyl-gamma-aminobutyrate hydrolase family protein, which produces MRPVVGIISNSYLENDEYPVHAGGTINSEAVAAVADCIPLIIPADPRFVSTKELLATCDAFLLTGGRPNVHPEEYGESATEAHGSFDRARDAVTLPLVRACVERGQPVFGICRGFQEMNVAMGGSLHPEIRDLPGRMNHRMPPEGTLEERFALRHPVTFTEGSVFHRLFGRTEVMTNSLHGQGIKRAGERVSVDGVAGDGTPEAIHIRDAAGFALGVQWHPEWNAANDPVSRPLFRAFGEAARAWVTARRPAAIERIA; this is translated from the coding sequence ATGCGTCCCGTTGTCGGTATCATCAGCAATTCCTATCTCGAGAACGACGAATATCCCGTTCACGCGGGCGGAACCATCAATTCCGAGGCGGTGGCGGCGGTGGCCGACTGCATCCCGCTGATCATCCCCGCCGATCCGCGTTTCGTCTCGACCAAGGAACTGCTGGCGACCTGCGATGCCTTCCTGCTGACCGGGGGGCGCCCCAACGTCCACCCCGAGGAATACGGCGAGAGCGCGACCGAGGCGCACGGCAGTTTTGACCGTGCCCGCGATGCGGTGACGCTGCCTTTGGTGCGCGCCTGCGTCGAGCGCGGACAGCCGGTGTTCGGCATCTGCCGGGGCTTTCAGGAAATGAACGTGGCCATGGGCGGCTCGCTCCACCCCGAGATCCGCGACCTGCCGGGGCGGATGAACCACCGGATGCCCCCCGAAGGGACGCTCGAGGAGCGTTTCGCCCTGCGCCATCCCGTGACCTTTACCGAGGGCAGCGTGTTTCACCGTCTGTTCGGCCGGACCGAGGTCATGACCAATTCGCTGCACGGGCAGGGGATCAAACGCGCGGGCGAGCGGGTATCGGTGGACGGGGTTGCGGGCGACGGCACCCCCGAGGCGATCCACATCCGCGATGCTGCCGGCTTTGCGCTGGGCGTGCAGTGGCACCCCGAATGGAACGCCGCGAACGACCCGGTGTCGCGGCCGCTGTTCCGGGCCTTTGGCGAGGCCGCCCGAGCCTGGGTGACGGCGCGCCGGCCCGCGGCGATCGAGCGGATCGCCTGA